ACTTCGCCCGGCTCGCCCGGCAGCGGGTGCCGGCAGCGATGTTCCACAATGGTGGGCTGGTGTACTCCGCGTTCAGCACCGTCGACTACCAGGCGGGCGCGACCAGTCCGGCGGGCGGGACCTTCGCGCCGCCCGGTGGCAGCGTCTACGTCCGGGGGAAGCAGACGATCTACTACCCGCAGGGCGACGACTGGGGCCGGGCGCGCCGGGCGCACTTCGTCAGCCTGGACGCGCACGCCCTGGTCTACTCGACCTACCTCGGCGCCCACGGCTGGCCGGCCGCCGCCGCCCTGACCCAGCACGAGAAGGCGCAGCGCCACCTGTGGCGCACCAGCGGCACCGACGACGGTCGCACCTACTCCGTCGACCCGGCGGTGGCCAGCCGACAGGACACCTACCCCGGGCGCGAGGAGTACGCCGCGCAGAACCTCGCCACCGCCTGGCTCGCCCTGTACGTCGCGCACCTCGGGATTCCGGCGCTCGACTCGGGCATCCTCGCGGTCCCGGACTCCACGGCGCCCGCTGTGCGTCCGCCGGCGTCGGCGGTCGCCGGTCCGTGAGGCTGGTCGTGGGCGCCGCGGTCGTGCGGGACGGCCGCCTGCTCGCGGCACGTCGTACGACGCCGGCCGCGGCCGCCGGGCGGTGGGAGCTCCCGGGCGGCAAGGTCGAGCCCGGGGAGTCGCCCGCCGCCGCCCTGGTCCGCGAGATCGCCGAGGAGCTGGGCTGTGCGGTCGCCGTCGAGCGCTGGCTCGACGGCGAGCAGCCGATCGGCACCACGCATCTGCTCCGCGCGGCGCTGTGCCGGCTGACCCGGGGCGAGCCGGTGCCCGGACCCGACCACGGCGAGGTGCGCTGGCTGGCCTCCGGGCAGCTCGACGAGGTCGACTGGCTGGAGCCCGACCGACCGTTCCTGCCCGAGCTCGAGGGCCTGCTCCGCGACGGTCGGTGACGTCTCCTAGGCTCGCGCCATGAGCGACGCGCCCGCCCAACGACTGCTGCTGGTCCACGCCCACCCCGACGACGAGACGATCGGGCAGGGCGCGACGATGGCGAAGTACGCCGCCGACGGTCGCGGCGTCACCCTGGTCACCTGCACCGCCGGCGAGATGGGCGAGATCCTGGTCCCCGGCCTCGAGCACCTCGCCGCCGACCGCGACGACGCGCTGGGCGAGCACCGCCGGGGGGAGCTCGACGAGGCGATGCGCATCCTCGGGGTCACCGACCACCGCTTCCTCGGCGGCTTCGGCCACTACCGCGACTCGGGCATGAAGTGGCATCCCCAGGGCTACGCGATCCCGGCGGACGACACCCACGACAACGCCTTCTGGAACGCCGACCTCACCGCGGCGGCCGACCTCCTGGTGGAGGTGGTCCGCGAGGTGCGGCCACAGGTGCTGGTCACCTACGACCAGTTCGGCAACTACGGCCACCCCGACCACATCCAGGCTCATCGCGTGGCGATGTACGCCGCCCTGCTGGCTGCGGTGCCGTCGTACCGTCTCGACCTCGGCGAGCCCTGGGAGATCTCCAAGATCTACTGGAGCGCGATGCCCGAGACCCGGATGCGCGAGCGGCTCCGTGCCCTGCGCGCGGCGGGCAACACCGAGGCGTTCGGCGGGCTCGACCCCGAGGGGCCGCTGCCGATGACCACGCCCGACCACCTGCTCTCGGCGGCCGTCGACGCCGCTGACCACGTCGAGCAGAAGATGGACGCGATGCGCGCCCACCGCACCCAGATCGCGGTGGACGGCCCGTTCTTCGCGCTCTCCAACAACCTCCAGGACCGGGTGTGGGGCAAGGAGTTCTTCCGGATCGCCAAGGGCGAGCGGGGCGACCTCGGCCCCGACGGCCTGGAGTCCGACCTCTTCGCCGGCCTCTGACGCACGGCGCGTACGCCGCGACGCAGACCCCCGGCGCCCTACCATGCTGGGCGTGGCGCGCTCGACCCGGCGAGACGACCGGCCGGTCCGCGAGAGCGAGGGCGGCCGGGTCGTCCTCCTCCTGATCCTGGGCCTGGCCATGTTGGCCGGCGGGCTCTACGTCGTCGCCTACCTCGGCGCGAGCGACAAGGTCCCGGTGGGCACCCGGATCGGTGGAGTCGACGTCGGTGGCCACAGTCCCGGCACCGCCGTCGACGTGCTGCGGGAGGGCCTGCACGGCCGCGCGCGCACGCCGTTCACGGTCACGATCGGGGGTCGGACCCAGCAGGTGCGGCCCCGTGAGGCCGGCCTGTCGGTGGACTACGTGGCCTCGGTGCGGCAGGCGACCGGAGGGCGCGGCTGGTCGCCGTCGCGGCTGTGGACCTATTACACCTCGGGTGGGGAGTTCGACCCGGTGGTGAACCTCGACCAGCAGACGCTCCAGGAGCTGCTCACGCGCCTCGACGAGACCGACGGCCGGCCGCCGGCGGACGCCCGGGTGCGGTTCGGCAAGGACGGCTTCTCGGTGGTCGCCCCGCGGGCCGGCCTGAGCATCGACCCGAAGGCCGCGGCCGGGGCGTTCTGGAACGCCTTCCTCACCGAGCGGCCCGAGGTGGCCCTGCCGATGACCCCGACGACGCCGGCGATCGACAGCAACGCCCTGCACCAGTTCGTACGGCGCTTCGCCAACCCGGCCGTGTCCGGACCCGTGCAGCTCCGGTTCGGCACCACGACGCTGAGGCTCCAGCCCTCGTCGTACTGCCGGTTCCTCGGCTCGGTGACCGAGGGTCACCACCTCCGGCCGACGGTCCACGCCGGCAGCCTGGCCCGGACCGTGCACGCCCGGCTGCGGCAGAGCGGGCCGGTCGACACCCCGGTCGACGCGACCGTGACCCTGGTGAACGGTCGCCCGCACGTCGTACCCGGCCGGCCGGGTGTCACCTTCACGCCGCCGGCCGTGGGGCACGCCCTGCTGCGCGCGATCGCCTCGCCGCAGCGGGTCGCCCGGGTGGCGGCGAGCGTGGCGCCCGCGAAGT
This genomic window from Nocardioides cynanchi contains:
- a CDS encoding peptidoglycan binding domain-containing protein; the protein is MARSTRRDDRPVRESEGGRVVLLLILGLAMLAGGLYVVAYLGASDKVPVGTRIGGVDVGGHSPGTAVDVLREGLHGRARTPFTVTIGGRTQQVRPREAGLSVDYVASVRQATGGRGWSPSRLWTYYTSGGEFDPVVNLDQQTLQELLTRLDETDGRPPADARVRFGKDGFSVVAPRAGLSIDPKAAAGAFWNAFLTERPEVALPMTPTTPAIDSNALHQFVRRFANPAVSGPVQLRFGTTTLRLQPSSYCRFLGSVTEGHHLRPTVHAGSLARTVHARLRQSGPVDTPVDATVTLVNGRPHVVPGRPGVTFTPPAVGHALLRAIASPQRVARVAASVAPAKFTAADARRLGIRHQISTFSVHLRRGHPSADLAAAAARLDQTVLRPGRSFSLRARLGGGVPGDAAGTSLATGLFNAAWLGGLQIGSHANLLSYTGDYPVGRDASVADGQDVAFTDDTSYGVLVSVAVASPSARHGGSLTVSLWSTPTWDVVSSHAAPTAVVPAGRIVRHGSGCRARAGRDGFDTDVTRTFARPGSSTVDHRGSYAVHYVPVAAVVCKGRHG
- the mshB gene encoding N-acetyl-1-D-myo-inositol-2-amino-2-deoxy-alpha-D-glucopyranoside deacetylase; translated protein: MSDAPAQRLLLVHAHPDDETIGQGATMAKYAADGRGVTLVTCTAGEMGEILVPGLEHLAADRDDALGEHRRGELDEAMRILGVTDHRFLGGFGHYRDSGMKWHPQGYAIPADDTHDNAFWNADLTAAADLLVEVVREVRPQVLVTYDQFGNYGHPDHIQAHRVAMYAALLAAVPSYRLDLGEPWEISKIYWSAMPETRMRERLRALRAAGNTEAFGGLDPEGPLPMTTPDHLLSAAVDAADHVEQKMDAMRAHRTQIAVDGPFFALSNNLQDRVWGKEFFRIAKGERGDLGPDGLESDLFAGL
- a CDS encoding NUDIX domain-containing protein, translating into MGAAVVRDGRLLAARRTTPAAAAGRWELPGGKVEPGESPAAALVREIAEELGCAVAVERWLDGEQPIGTTHLLRAALCRLTRGEPVPGPDHGEVRWLASGQLDEVDWLEPDRPFLPELEGLLRDGR